Proteins co-encoded in one Candidatus Thiodictyon syntrophicum genomic window:
- a CDS encoding glycosyltransferase family 4 protein has product MELPTTAGPRTKVLALSSLYPSTALPQNGIFIEHRLRHLLASGLVDLRVVSPVPWFPLAGARFGRYAAFAQVPAREERFGIPVTYPRFPTIPKVGMTLAPALMAAALYPKLRRLLASGDFAFEVIDSYYIYPDGVAAVWLGRMLKRPVIISALGTDINLIPRYRLARRMIQWAAHHAAGITTVCQALKDGMVDLGVDAARIRVVLHGVDLELFRPPADREALRGRLGLTRPTLLSVGHLIERKGHNFAIEALAELPDMDLVIAGYGPEEGALRRLASRLGVADRVRFLGFVDQAALRDWYGAADCLVLASSREGIANVILEALACGTPVAATRVWGAPEVIDNPAAGVLIEERSGRGVAAGVRALRGVAQDRDATRRQAERFRWEQTTHDHLAVLADALSSGAIP; this is encoded by the coding sequence ATGGAGTTACCCACGACTGCCGGGCCCAGGACCAAGGTCCTGGCCCTGTCCTCGCTCTACCCGAGCACGGCGCTCCCCCAAAACGGCATCTTCATCGAGCACCGGCTTCGCCACCTGCTGGCATCGGGGCTGGTAGACCTGCGGGTCGTCAGTCCCGTGCCCTGGTTTCCGCTGGCCGGCGCCCGCTTCGGCCGCTATGCCGCGTTCGCCCAGGTCCCGGCGCGCGAGGAGCGCTTCGGCATTCCGGTCACTTACCCGCGCTTTCCCACCATCCCGAAGGTCGGGATGACGCTCGCCCCCGCCCTGATGGCGGCGGCGCTCTATCCAAAGCTGCGCCGGCTGCTCGCGAGCGGTGACTTCGCCTTCGAGGTCATCGACTCCTACTACATCTACCCGGACGGCGTGGCCGCCGTCTGGCTGGGCCGGATGCTCAAGCGGCCGGTCATCATCAGCGCCCTGGGGACCGACATCAATCTGATCCCGCGCTATCGGCTGGCGCGGCGGATGATCCAGTGGGCGGCGCACCATGCCGCCGGGATCACCACGGTGTGTCAGGCGCTCAAGGATGGGATGGTGGACCTGGGCGTCGATGCGGCGCGCATCCGTGTCGTTCTGCATGGCGTCGATCTGGAACTCTTCCGCCCGCCCGCGGACCGGGAGGCACTGCGCGGACGTCTGGGTCTGACCCGCCCCACCCTGCTGTCGGTCGGTCACCTGATCGAACGCAAGGGTCACAACTTCGCCATCGAGGCCCTGGCCGAGCTTCCCGACATGGATCTCGTGATCGCCGGCTACGGACCGGAAGAGGGCGCACTGCGCCGCTTGGCGAGCCGCCTTGGGGTCGCGGACCGGGTGCGTTTTCTGGGCTTCGTCGATCAGGCGGCGCTGCGTGATTGGTATGGCGCTGCCGATTGCCTGGTCCTGGCCTCCAGCCGGGAGGGGATTGCCAATGTCATTCTGGAAGCGCTCGCCTGCGGCACGCCGGTGGCGGCAACCCGGGTCTGGGGTGCGCCGGAGGTGATCGACAATCCCGCCGCCGGGGTCCTGATCGAGGAGCGCTCGGGGCGGGGCGTGGCGGCCGGCGTCAGGGCCTTGCGCGGCGTGGCGCAAGACCGAGACGCCACCCGCCGCCAGGCGGAGCGCTTTCGCTGGGAGCAAACCACGCACGACCATCTCGCGGTGCTTGCAGACGCACTGTCGTCCGGCGCCATACCTTGA
- a CDS encoding TIGR03088 family PEP-CTERM/XrtA system glycosyltransferase, whose translation MCHIIFKLDYGGLENGVVNLINWMPTERYRHAILCLSHATDFKERIRRPAVPIIEIGKQTGKDPAAYARVYRALRQLRPWLVHTRNLPAIDMLVPARLAGVRRLVHSEHGLDAVELEGRHQRYNRLRRLSRLLVGHYITMSADLKQWLNAEVGIPPRDLSVVYNGVDIERFAPGARPRHLLPSGFAPDDALVIGTIGRLEPVKDQVTLAQALVGLLQAHPELSRRVRLLVVGDGALRAPMQAVLAAAGFQDHAWLPGFRDDIPDLYRCMDLFVLPSRREGISNTLLEAMASGLPVVATRVGGNPELVLEGVTGDLVPAADPAALARSLHGNLTDPTRLAAHGRAGRDRAVAVFSQAAMIGGYTRVYDALA comes from the coding sequence ATTTGTCACATCATCTTCAAGCTCGACTACGGCGGCCTGGAGAACGGTGTGGTCAACCTGATCAACTGGATGCCGACCGAGCGCTATCGGCACGCCATCCTGTGTCTGAGCCACGCGACCGATTTCAAGGAGCGCATCCGTCGGCCCGCGGTCCCGATCATCGAGATCGGCAAGCAGACGGGCAAGGACCCGGCCGCCTATGCCCGGGTCTACCGCGCCCTGCGGCAGTTGCGCCCCTGGCTCGTACATACGCGCAACCTGCCCGCCATCGACATGCTGGTGCCGGCCCGGCTCGCCGGGGTGCGCCGACTGGTCCACAGCGAGCATGGCCTGGACGCCGTGGAGCTCGAGGGGCGCCACCAACGCTACAACCGCCTGCGGCGCTTGAGCCGCCTGCTGGTCGGGCACTACATCACGATGTCGGCCGACCTCAAGCAGTGGCTTAACGCCGAGGTCGGGATTCCGCCCCGGGACCTGTCGGTTGTCTACAATGGCGTGGATATCGAGCGTTTCGCCCCGGGGGCGCGGCCGCGGCACCTGCTCCCGAGCGGTTTCGCTCCGGATGACGCACTGGTGATCGGCACCATCGGGCGTCTGGAGCCGGTCAAGGACCAGGTCACCCTCGCCCAGGCCCTGGTCGGACTGCTGCAAGCCCACCCCGAACTGAGTCGGCGTGTACGTCTGCTCGTCGTCGGTGACGGGGCCCTGCGCGCGCCGATGCAGGCGGTGCTGGCCGCGGCCGGGTTCCAGGACCACGCCTGGCTGCCGGGCTTTCGCGACGATATCCCCGATCTCTATCGCTGTATGGACCTCTTCGTGCTCCCGTCCCGGCGTGAGGGGATCTCCAACACCCTGCTGGAGGCGATGGCGAGCGGGCTGCCGGTGGTGGCGACCCGGGTCGGCGGCAATCCCGAACTGGTGCTGGAGGGGGTTACCGGTGACCTGGTCCCGGCCGCGGACCCCGCGGCACTGGCGCGGTCGCTGCACGGCAACCTGACCGATCCGACGCGACTGGCCGCGCATGGGCGCGCCGGCCGCGACCGGGCGGTCGCGGTCTTCAGCCAGGCCGCGATGATCGGCGGCTATACGCGTGTGTATGACGCGCTCGCCTGA